One region of Persicobacter psychrovividus genomic DNA includes:
- a CDS encoding BatD family protein produces the protein MMIRYGKLLPSLQVGLLMVLLSMLVFPDRSMGQALWSDVQVNKSTIFVGEPFQVTIAVYTSTWFTRGIDPGNIKVEGAYSIYFRPENTSFTKDGQTYVGVKLIYNVIPHKAGPLIFPALDITVESPAKGDFKGKKHRLKTKPKTVTVRNPPANVERKQWMVANSTDVREFWNVQGNQVKVGDVIQRKITISVSGTVAEMIPAVDFLGVNNLRIYPQRAVTNNQKGKRSFGGMRTEQVQYLFEKEGEVIIPSITVNWFDPVRKKLFKKTLKEKRFTVAPNPNLGMLTTTIDSLENAQKQSMGQQEQKAAWHFLGLTIKQLIVISLLLCLVLLLLNKFYHPLKARYVEYWSLYKNTEPYYFHQFMSALKSNDPNLKINKLYLWLTKLPIEMPTIECLNQKIKDQHIDAEQSKIAQYYEGNEQELNLDANIWKAARKDVVTKRGRKVPWVNP, from the coding sequence ATGATGATTCGATATGGTAAGCTATTGCCGTCCCTGCAGGTCGGCTTATTGATGGTATTATTGAGCATGCTGGTGTTTCCAGATCGGTCCATGGGGCAGGCACTTTGGAGTGATGTGCAGGTAAATAAGTCGACAATTTTTGTTGGAGAGCCTTTCCAGGTGACCATTGCAGTTTATACCTCTACTTGGTTTACTCGGGGAATAGATCCTGGCAATATCAAGGTTGAAGGAGCCTACAGCATCTACTTCAGGCCAGAAAACACCTCTTTTACAAAAGACGGACAAACTTATGTTGGCGTAAAACTGATCTATAATGTGATTCCCCACAAAGCAGGGCCGTTGATTTTCCCTGCGCTGGATATTACCGTGGAGTCCCCTGCCAAAGGAGATTTCAAGGGTAAAAAGCATCGATTAAAAACTAAGCCTAAAACAGTCACTGTGCGCAACCCACCTGCAAATGTAGAGAGAAAACAATGGATGGTTGCCAATTCGACAGATGTTCGGGAGTTCTGGAATGTGCAAGGGAATCAAGTGAAAGTAGGGGACGTCATACAGCGTAAAATAACGATCAGCGTTTCAGGTACTGTGGCGGAAATGATTCCCGCCGTGGATTTTTTGGGGGTCAATAATTTAAGAATCTACCCTCAGCGAGCGGTTACGAATAATCAAAAAGGTAAGCGCTCCTTCGGTGGTATGAGAACGGAGCAGGTGCAGTACCTTTTTGAAAAAGAAGGGGAGGTCATTATTCCCTCGATAACGGTCAATTGGTTTGATCCCGTTCGAAAGAAACTGTTTAAGAAAACGTTGAAAGAAAAACGATTCACGGTTGCGCCTAATCCAAACCTCGGGATGCTCACCACAACAATTGATTCGCTCGAAAATGCACAAAAACAGTCCATGGGACAGCAAGAGCAAAAAGCAGCGTGGCATTTTTTAGGACTGACCATAAAACAACTGATTGTTATTTCATTGCTGTTATGTCTGGTATTGCTTTTGTTGAATAAGTTTTACCACCCACTGAAAGCAAGGTATGTTGAATATTGGTCTTTGTACAAAAATACGGAGCCATATTATTTTCATCAATTTATGAGCGCATTAAAATCCAACGATCCAAACCTGAAAATCAACAAGCTTTACCTATGGCTCACAAAATTACCGATTGAAATGCCGACGATTGAATGCCTCAATCAAAAAATTAAGGATCAGCATATCGATGCCGAGCAATCAAAGATAGCGCAATATTATGAAGGGAATGAACAGGAGCTGAACCTTGATGCCAATATTTGGAAAGCCGCCAGAAAAGATGTTGTCACAAAGCGGGGAAGAAAAGTTCCGTGGGTGAATCCGTAG
- a CDS encoding vWA domain-containing protein, producing MYQHLFPVNWQAFHFLRPQLLWLIVPLLLTVIFGLLTVARKEKWQKVIAPHLRPYVILKGSQKSKFLMNMLMGLLGTLMILALSGPAWKKINLPDKQLESPFIILLDLSQSMIANDFQPNRLQWAKFKIQDLLDLDVRAQTALIGYAGTAHTIVPLSEDYRIIDLHLEGIKPTIMPLQGSDLNRGLQQVDSLLQTQPLKSTILLMTDEIAEPQVNQLQQYVLSHDHRLIVFPVATTQGSEIPQPMGRDVFRDQAGEPVRSALQQQWLQQLSGVKNIEVVQPTLDNSDIEKIAKAVRTHLKYKDEPQTKDDWQDAGLPLLVPAAFLLLFWFRKGWVLYSLPVLLLMGCQSKPDFQFRDLWLTRDYQAQKRIAKGDYEGAAKLYEEPIRKGIAYFKGGDYERAIAAFQQDTSTMGQYNLALSYLKNGDSLSAQILFQQVAENDSSFAPAQYYEQMLDQYLMQSERAVNLDSATEVSETERAKNKQNDSMEDLGGGGQEAKKEDMKKERLEETVGTDTRKAKELDEVPDDFQAEDQAPDNAKVMLQKVDDDPANFLKKKFRMQFKKYKNKSADDDSIW from the coding sequence ATGTATCAGCATTTATTTCCCGTTAATTGGCAAGCTTTTCATTTTCTCAGACCGCAATTGCTGTGGCTGATTGTTCCCTTGTTGCTGACCGTTATTTTTGGATTGCTGACAGTCGCCAGAAAGGAAAAATGGCAGAAAGTTATCGCTCCTCATTTACGACCTTATGTGATTTTGAAGGGGAGCCAGAAGAGTAAATTCCTCATGAATATGTTGATGGGGCTTTTAGGTACACTGATGATTTTGGCACTTTCAGGCCCTGCCTGGAAGAAGATCAACCTGCCTGATAAACAACTCGAAAGTCCCTTTATTATTCTGCTTGACCTATCGCAGAGCATGATAGCCAATGATTTTCAACCCAATCGGTTACAGTGGGCAAAATTTAAGATTCAGGACCTACTTGACCTTGATGTCAGGGCACAAACCGCCTTGATCGGCTATGCGGGAACGGCGCATACTATCGTCCCTTTGAGTGAGGATTATCGCATTATTGACTTGCACCTCGAAGGCATCAAACCGACAATTATGCCATTGCAGGGCTCTGATTTGAACCGTGGATTACAGCAGGTGGATAGCCTTTTGCAAACTCAGCCCTTGAAATCAACAATTTTACTGATGACGGATGAGATTGCCGAGCCGCAGGTAAATCAGCTTCAGCAATATGTGCTCAGTCATGATCATCGTTTGATTGTTTTTCCTGTCGCCACCACTCAGGGAAGTGAAATCCCTCAACCAATGGGTCGGGATGTATTTCGCGATCAGGCGGGTGAGCCTGTCAGGTCTGCATTGCAGCAACAGTGGTTACAGCAATTATCGGGGGTGAAAAATATTGAAGTGGTACAGCCAACCCTTGACAACAGTGATATAGAAAAAATAGCGAAAGCAGTCCGAACACATTTAAAATACAAGGACGAGCCTCAGACGAAGGACGACTGGCAAGACGCAGGTTTGCCCTTGCTTGTCCCTGCGGCATTTTTGCTTCTTTTTTGGTTCAGAAAGGGCTGGGTGCTCTACAGCCTGCCTGTATTATTGCTGATGGGTTGTCAGTCCAAACCAGACTTTCAGTTCAGAGACTTATGGCTTACTCGGGATTATCAGGCACAAAAGCGGATTGCGAAAGGGGACTATGAAGGTGCGGCAAAACTATATGAGGAGCCCATCAGAAAAGGAATTGCCTACTTTAAGGGTGGGGATTATGAACGGGCTATTGCTGCTTTTCAGCAGGATACTTCCACCATGGGACAGTACAATCTGGCGCTTTCCTATTTGAAGAATGGCGACTCGCTTTCGGCGCAGATTTTATTTCAGCAGGTGGCAGAAAATGATTCTTCTTTTGCTCCTGCACAATATTATGAGCAAATGCTTGATCAGTACCTGATGCAATCTGAACGGGCTGTAAATTTGGACAGTGCCACGGAGGTTTCCGAAACGGAACGTGCCAAAAATAAGCAAAATGATAGTATGGAAGATCTTGGTGGCGGTGGTCAGGAGGCCAAGAAGGAGGATATGAAAAAGGAACGCCTTGAAGAAACGGTGGGAACTGATACCCGCAAAGCGAAAGAATTGGATGAAGTGCCAGATGATTTTCAGGCAGAAGACCAAGCGCCTGATAATGCAAAGGTTATGCTCCAGAAGGTGGATGATGACCCCGCCAATTTTCTGAAGAAAAAGTTCAGAATGCAGTTTAAGAAATATAAAAATAAATCCGCCGATGATGATTCGATATGGTAA
- a CDS encoding VWA domain-containing protein, giving the protein MPENFEFAFPWIFILLPLPLLVYWFTPAFRTKSAAIKYPIFEHALQYTGERKRSASDIRKRSIFRWVPLFCCWVLLLVAMASPQLIGKPEMKVKNSRNFLILIDISFSMAQKDWEIEGKKVTRWEAVKQVMHQFIQKRAGDRVGLIFFASNAYIQAPFTADLKAVENLLEDTEVGFAGQMTRIGKGIMKGVNMFENDSIDSKVMLLLTDGVDDGTDILPLDAADIAQKDSITIYTIGIGTPGDKSGDLDEKTLKEIAEMSAGEYFLAQDRERLVQIYEQLDQLEPIEYEEEEYKPVTLLYPYPLGIAFGMLLLTTLTISVSNFIRSFKN; this is encoded by the coding sequence ATGCCAGAAAATTTTGAATTCGCCTTCCCCTGGATATTTATATTGTTGCCATTACCTTTGTTGGTTTATTGGTTTACCCCTGCGTTCAGAACTAAAAGTGCGGCTATAAAATACCCGATTTTCGAGCATGCGCTACAATATACTGGCGAGCGAAAACGATCGGCATCGGATATCAGAAAACGATCCATCTTCCGGTGGGTTCCCTTGTTTTGCTGTTGGGTTTTGCTATTGGTCGCCATGGCTTCACCCCAGTTAATCGGCAAGCCTGAAATGAAAGTGAAAAACAGCCGTAATTTTTTGATCCTCATTGATATTTCTTTCAGTATGGCACAAAAAGACTGGGAAATTGAGGGAAAGAAAGTTACCCGATGGGAGGCGGTGAAACAGGTAATGCATCAGTTTATTCAGAAACGGGCTGGAGATCGTGTAGGTCTTATTTTCTTCGCTTCCAATGCCTACATTCAGGCGCCATTTACCGCAGACCTGAAAGCGGTTGAAAATTTGTTGGAGGATACCGAAGTCGGTTTTGCAGGACAAATGACACGTATTGGAAAGGGTATTATGAAAGGAGTCAATATGTTTGAAAACGATTCCATTGATTCCAAAGTAATGCTTTTACTCACCGATGGCGTAGACGATGGCACTGACATCCTACCTTTGGACGCTGCCGATATTGCACAAAAGGACAGCATTACCATTTACACCATCGGAATTGGTACCCCTGGGGATAAAAGTGGTGATCTTGATGAAAAAACGCTGAAGGAAATCGCTGAAATGTCCGCGGGTGAATATTTTCTTGCGCAGGATCGGGAAAGGCTGGTACAAATCTATGAGCAGCTCGACCAACTCGAACCCATTGAGTACGAGGAAGAGGAGTATAAACCTGTAACGCTTTTGTACCCTTATCCGCTCGGAATAGCCTTTGGGATGCTGTTGCTCACCACATTGACGATCAGTGTCAGCAACTTCATTCGCTCATTTAAAAATTAA
- a CDS encoding DUF4381 domain-containing protein, with translation MMADILQKTGASSPQVHGLYEPPMVAFSFDTIGWKILAAILLMLLLSWLAYRIHRYVINRYRQVAIAALERLPEEKQTLDLWLVTLKSVAINVFGRKEVASLQGRAWLDFLESTGKEVQFVKFEKEIAKQVYQNKPPDQQMKAQIIDNAKKWIKTHARKF, from the coding sequence ATGATGGCGGATATTCTTCAAAAAACAGGTGCTTCATCGCCGCAAGTGCATGGGCTTTACGAGCCTCCTATGGTGGCCTTTTCCTTTGATACCATCGGCTGGAAAATCCTTGCTGCAATATTGTTAATGCTGCTGTTAAGCTGGCTCGCTTATCGAATACATCGCTATGTAATTAATCGATATCGGCAGGTGGCCATTGCTGCACTTGAACGGCTTCCTGAGGAAAAACAAACGCTCGATCTTTGGCTGGTAACACTTAAGTCAGTGGCGATCAATGTCTTTGGGCGCAAGGAGGTTGCGTCATTGCAAGGGCGAGCCTGGCTTGATTTTCTGGAATCGACAGGCAAAGAAGTACAATTTGTAAAGTTTGAAAAAGAGATTGCCAAGCAGGTATATCAGAACAAACCACCCGATCAGCAGATGAAAGCACAAATCATCGATAATGCTAAAAAATGGATTAAGACTCATGCCAGAAAATTTTGA
- a CDS encoding DUF58 domain-containing protein gives MSTTREDYPKDVFTSVREMYLMEALAKSFSFNNQKHKVNSLFGGKHTSRSRGRGLDFEEVRKYVKGDDIRNIDWKVTARTQRTHTREFTEEKEKPCLLVVDQSSAMFFGSEKRTKAVVAAELAALSAFRVAQEGDSVGGVIFGDQGIDFIAPRRGKKNVLRLLKSIEKRNHELKFADGSRYETLLSETFARIKNVVTHDFLVVVISDFHRYNPNVLKVIAQLSQHNDLMVAKVMDPLERDIPNTNFVVSDGVNQLTVKGSKSAFQHAFTNGYDEGVLNFKAQLRKFKIPLLTFNTVDTIQAQIQDQVIKK, from the coding sequence ATGAGTACAACACGCGAAGATTACCCGAAGGATGTTTTTACTTCAGTCAGGGAAATGTATTTGATGGAAGCGTTGGCCAAAAGCTTCAGTTTTAATAATCAGAAGCATAAAGTAAATTCCCTGTTTGGGGGCAAACATACCTCAAGATCCCGAGGCAGAGGGCTGGACTTCGAAGAGGTCAGGAAGTATGTGAAAGGCGATGATATCCGAAATATAGACTGGAAAGTTACTGCCCGCACGCAGCGTACCCATACACGGGAATTTACCGAGGAAAAGGAAAAGCCCTGTTTGTTGGTTGTGGATCAGTCTTCGGCCATGTTTTTTGGTTCAGAAAAAAGAACCAAAGCAGTTGTTGCTGCCGAGTTGGCGGCCCTGTCTGCCTTTCGGGTGGCGCAGGAGGGGGATAGTGTCGGGGGAGTTATTTTCGGAGATCAGGGGATTGATTTTATCGCCCCACGTCGCGGGAAAAAGAATGTGCTGCGATTGCTCAAATCGATTGAAAAGCGAAATCATGAGCTGAAATTTGCCGATGGCAGCCGGTATGAAACCCTTCTTTCAGAAACTTTTGCCCGTATAAAAAATGTGGTCACCCACGATTTTCTGGTGGTGGTCATCAGTGATTTTCATCGCTATAACCCCAATGTGCTCAAGGTAATTGCGCAGTTGAGTCAGCATAATGATCTGATGGTGGCAAAAGTGATGGATCCCCTTGAGCGCGATATCCCGAATACGAATTTTGTTGTTTCTGATGGGGTAAATCAACTGACAGTGAAGGGGTCGAAATCAGCATTTCAACACGCCTTTACAAATGGTTACGATGAAGGGGTGCTGAATTTTAAAGCGCAGTTGCGGAAGTTTAAAATCCCCTTGCTCACTTTCAATACTGTTGATACAATTCAGGCTCAGATTCAGGATCAGGTCATTAAAAAATAG
- a CDS encoding MoxR family ATPase, with protein sequence MTTINSINQLADKMNQSIVGQEALVNRLILVLLSEGNLLLEGLPGLAKTRAIKTLAQELDCGLSRIQFTPDLLPSDITGTEIYQPDNEQKFVFQQGPLFNNMILADEINRAPAKVQSALLEAMEERQVSVAGKTYKMNPLFMVMATQNPVEQEGTYPLPEAQMDRFLMHVLLDYPDDESELKIIRLNRNEQKKADSTAPATEKIPQEVIFSAREEISRVEIAPAMERYIVDLISATRRPEKYDQQLARYIDFGASPRGSIALDRCARTHAWMNERNHVTPDDIRGVLNDCLRHRLILSYEANADGITCDQVLEMIAKQVAVIS encoded by the coding sequence ATGACGACTATAAACTCGATAAATCAGCTTGCCGATAAAATGAATCAGTCGATTGTTGGACAGGAAGCTTTGGTGAACAGATTGATCCTGGTGTTGCTTTCTGAGGGAAATCTCCTGCTTGAAGGTTTACCTGGGTTGGCGAAAACGCGGGCTATAAAAACCCTGGCGCAGGAACTTGATTGTGGCCTGAGCAGGATTCAGTTTACCCCCGACTTACTACCGTCCGATATTACGGGAACAGAGATTTACCAGCCAGATAACGAACAAAAGTTTGTCTTTCAGCAAGGGCCATTATTCAATAATATGATTTTGGCAGATGAAATAAACCGTGCCCCAGCCAAGGTGCAATCCGCTTTGCTTGAAGCCATGGAGGAGCGGCAGGTTTCTGTGGCGGGGAAAACATACAAAATGAACCCTTTATTTATGGTGATGGCCACCCAAAACCCTGTGGAACAGGAGGGAACCTACCCCTTGCCAGAGGCACAAATGGACCGTTTCCTGATGCACGTTTTATTGGATTATCCCGATGATGAATCTGAACTGAAGATCATCAGACTCAACAGAAATGAACAAAAAAAAGCCGATTCAACAGCACCTGCCACAGAGAAAATCCCACAGGAAGTTATTTTCAGCGCCCGAGAGGAAATCAGCAGGGTAGAAATTGCCCCTGCCATGGAGCGCTATATTGTCGATCTGATTTCCGCAACGCGTCGGCCAGAAAAGTACGATCAGCAGCTTGCCCGTTATATCGATTTTGGTGCCAGTCCAAGAGGGAGTATTGCACTCGACCGATGTGCGAGAACACACGCATGGATGAATGAGCGAAATCACGTGACGCCTGATGACATCAGAGGGGTGCTCAATGATTGCTTGCGGCATCGGTTAATCCTGAGTTATGAAGCCAATGCCGATGGGATTACCTGCGATCAGGTGTTGGAAATGATTGCCAAACAGGTGGCAGTCATCAGTTAA